The Mytilus trossulus isolate FHL-02 chromosome 3, PNRI_Mtr1.1.1.hap1, whole genome shotgun sequence genome contains a region encoding:
- the LOC134712168 gene encoding uncharacterized protein LOC134712168, translating into MKLLYLLSFIVSDLTYNYVVADPERCTLPVMKGSCQASIPNYYYNTKTGQCEKFMYGGCGGNDNRFMSLDDCIGSCACQVSPDAGPCKAIKERWYYNPSRGCCEKFWYGGCQGNGNNFKSYEECNKVCSGSFTINLEPKGLNWGSMKISSISGDRSMGGTFGKTFGGSRTVWLHNENAPALNKGVFQAMSRSSNIPGGAGSMNVIGRELTGPGLVKAEKTRQSWSSGPMATGGKRTLSIQSSGPVPVGGGGMSMGGGSMSMGGGGMTSGGRGMPMGGGSMSMGSGGMTSGGRGMSMGAGGMPMGGGSMSMGGGSRGMPMGGGSMSGGGGSMSMGGGGGGGGGGMPMGGGSMSGGGGSMSMGGGGMPMGGGRMSMGGAGRTMGGGGMTSGGGGGGGFRVNSGGGVMSELPAGGGRGFATSMNGGSRKISSPVQPSWMNNIAV; encoded by the exons ATGAAG TTGCTGTACCTACTTTCGTTCATTGTTTCGGATTTAACTTACAATTACGTAGTTGCAGATCCTGAAA GATGTACCTTACCAGTGATGAAAGGATCCTGCCAAGCCAGTATACCCAACTATTATTACAACACAAAAACTGGCCAATGTGAGAAGTTTATGTACGGGGGATGCGGCGGCAATGATAATAGATTTATGTCATTGGATGACTGCATCGGGAGCTGCGCATGTCAAGTAAGTCCCGACGCCGGACCATGCAAGGCTATCAAGGAAAGATGGTATTATAATCCATCACGAGGCTGTTGTGAAAAGTTTTGGTATGGTGGTTGCCAAGGGAATggtaataattttaaatcatacgAGGAATGTAATAAAGTATGTTCAGGGTCGTTCACAATAAATCTTGAACCAAAAGGACTTAATTGGGGAAGTATGAAAATATCTTCTATATCCGGAGACCGAAGTATGGGTGGAACTTTCGGAAAAACTTTTGGTGGCAGTAGAACCGTATGGCTGCATAATGAAAACGCACCAGCTTTAAATAAAGGTGTCTTCCAAGCTATGTCAAGGTCATCAAACATACCTGGAGGAGCGGGTAGTATGAATGTTATTGGGCGCGAATTAACAGGACCTGGACTCGTAAAGGCTGAAAAAACGAGACAATCATGGTCATCAGGACCAATGGCTACTGGTGGCAAAAGGACATTAAGTATTCAATCATCCGGTCCAGTGCCGGTGGGAGGTGGAGGAATGTCAATGGGAGGTGGAAGCATGTCAATGGGAGGAGGAGGAATGACTAGTGGAGGTAGAGGAATGCCAATGGGAGGTGGAAGCATGTCAATGGGAAGTGGAGGAATGACAAGTGGAGGTAGAGGCATGTCAATGGGAGCAGGAGGCATGCCAATGGGAGGTGGAAGCATGTCAATGGGAGGTGGAAGTAGAGGCATGCCAATGGGAGGTGGAAGCATGTCAGGTGGCGGTGGAAGCATGTCAATGGGAGGTGGAGGCGGAGGTGGAGGCGGAGGCATGCCAATGGGAGGTGGAAGCATGTCGGGTGGCGGTGGAAGCATGTCAATGGGAGGTGGAGGTATGCCAATGGGAGGTGGAAGAATGTCAATGGGCGGTGCAGGCAGAACAATGGGAGGTGGAGGAATGACAAGCGGAGGTGGAGGTGGAGGTGGATTTAGAGTCAATAGTGGAGGAGGAGTAATGAGTGAACTCCCTGCAGGAGGTGGCCGAGGATTCGCAACAAGTATGAATGGAGGGTCACGAAAAATATCATCACCAGTTCAACCGTCTTGGATGAATAATATTGCTGTTTAA
- the LOC134712169 gene encoding uncharacterized PPE family protein PPE62-like has translation MKLLALLVCVLLYARSGDAQAKKATPKPVAAGAVGKMDRNCFDMHQTGMCMGMFVQRWFFSETSGRCFLNQGCFYQGFATIRECNKECRCKQPMNEGAGSGGFNCELEVQKYAFAGEACTPFMYTGCGGNGNRFNSITQCMNTCKAKEFEHTEMLGEFGMMGHALNQMGWNMGNNGGGFRNGMNRNSMISRGMGNTGMGMGSFNMGMGNPGNGMRNPGNGMGHSNMGMGNPGNGMGHSNMGMGHSNMGMGNPSNGMGHSNMGMGNPSNGMGNPSNGMGNPSNSMGNPSNGMGNPSNGIGNPSNGMGNSNMGMGSPNTGMGNTGMDMRNPNTGMSGLGNGQMGMGNTGVNGIVGNNGQMEMGNNGGHGRGIGNNGGNGMGNMGTTISNTNNKNVGMANTNSAIGSGNPGVGSQNAGTDIAHPNQAASLITGSTSGSAADTKANTGIASFSFSTAGSKNVRNHILDKSAMPNQGNGQMPGLTNPGTGWTNTGMRNMQNTNNPGMGNTGMNNNPSGSMGTGGGGMNMAQNMPPPQNHNFGQGNSFFGSQGTNSQSSFGNNNAMNPTTTIVPGTTNMATWMFMGVK, from the exons ATGAAGCTGTTAGCTCTGTTAGTATGTGTTCTCTTGTATGCAAGAAGTGGTGATGCTCAAGCTAAAAAAGCAACACCAAAACCTGTTGCTGCTGGAGCTGTTGGCAAAATGGATAGAA aTTGCTTTGACATGCATCAAACTGGTATGTGTATGGGTATGTTTGTACAACGATGGTTTTTCAGTGAGACTTCCGGTAGATGTTTTTTGAATCAAGGCTGTTTTTATCAAGGATTTGCAACCATACGTGAATGTAATAAGGAATGTAGGTGCAAACAACCTATGAATGAGGGAGCTGGAAGTGGAGGTTTCAACTGTGAATTGGAAGTACAAAAGTATGCATTTGCTGGAGAAGCATGTACTCCATTCATGTATACTGGTTGCGGCGGTAATGGAAACAGATTTAATTCTATAACACAGTGTATGAACACGTGCAAAGCAAAAGAGTTTGAACACACGGAAATGTTGGGAGAGTTTGGAATGATGGGACATGCTTTAAACCAAATGGGCTGGAATATGGGAAACAATGGCGGCGGATTCAGAAACGGCATGAACCGAAATAGTATGATCTCTCGTGGTATGGGAAATACAGGTATGGGTATGGGAAGTTTTAATATGGGTATGGGAAATCCTGGAAATGGTATGCGAAATCCTGGTAATGGTATGGGACATTCTAATATGGGTATGGGAAATCCTGGTAATGGTATGGGACATTCTAATATGGGTATGGGACATTCTAATATGGGTATGGGAAATCCTAGTAATGGTATGGGACATTCTAATATGGGTATGGGAAATCCTAGTAATGGTATGGGAAATCCTAGTAATGGTATGGGAAATCCTAGTAATAGTATGGGAAATCCTAGTAATGGTATGGGAAATCCTAGTAATGGTATTGGAAATCCTAGTAATGGTATGGGGAATTCTAATATGGGTATGGGAAGTCCTAATACGGGTATGGGAAATACTGGTATGGATATGCGAAATCCAAATACGGGAATGTCGGGATTGGGAAATGGACAAATGGGAATGGGTAATACCGGCGTAAATGGAATAGTTGGTAATAATGGACAAATGGAAATGGGTAATAATGGAGGACATGGAAGGGGAATTGGTAATAACGGAGGAAATGGAATGGGAAATATGGGTACTACAATTAGTAATACGAATAATAAAAACGTAGGCATGGCAAATACAAATTCTGCAATTGGAAGCGGAAATCCGGGCGTAGGAAGCCAAAATGCTGGAACGGATATTGCTCATCCTAATCAAGCTGCAAGTCTTATAACTGGTTCTACATCGGGAAGTGCTGCAGATACTAAGGCTAATACAGGAATTGCATCATTTTCTTTTAGCACTGCTGGTTCGAAAAATGTCAGAAACCATATTCTTGATAAAAGTGCAATGCCAAACCAAGGAAATGGACAAATGCCGGGTCTGACTAATCCTGGCACTGGATGGACTAACACAGGCATGCGGAATATGCAAAACACAAATAATCCTGGAATGGGAAATACTGGAATGAATAATAACCCTTCAGGAAGCATGGGAACAGGCGGAGGAGGAATGAATATGGCCCAAAACATGCCCCCACCTCAAAATCATAATTTTGGCCAAGGAAATTCATTTTTTGGATCACAAGGAACTAATTCGCAAAGTTCATTTGGAAATAACAATGCAATGAATCCAACTACAACAATAGTCCCAGGTACTACAAACATGGCAACATGGATGTTCATGGGTGTTAAGTAA